In the bacterium (Candidatus Blackallbacteria) CG13_big_fil_rev_8_21_14_2_50_49_14 genome, CACCAAGGCGATCGCCCGATTCAGGTAGGCAGCCACAGTCATTTTTTTGAAGTCAACCGCGCCCTGCACTTTGATCGCAAGGCGGCCTACGGCAAACGCCTGAATATTCCAGCGGGTACGGCCATTCGTTTCGAACCTGGCCTGTGCAGCGAAGTGGAGTTGATTCCCCTGGCAGGAAAACGGATTGTTCAGGGCATGAACGGTTGGGTTTCGGGCTCCCTTGAAGAAAAACAGGCTGAAGCCTTTGCAAAACTGGAGCAAGCACAATGAAACTTACCCGTCAGGACTATGCCCGGCTCTATGGCCCCACCACGGGCGACCGGATCCGTCTGGGAGATACCCAGCTTCTGCTCCGAATTGAGCAAGACCTCAGTACTTACGGCGAAGAAGCCATTTTTGGGGGCGGAAAAGTGATCCGCGATGGCTTGGCTCAAAGTCAGTTCACACGCGCAGAAGGCAGCCCCGATCTGGTGATTACCCAGGTCGTGATTCTGGATTGGTGGGGAGTCGTCAAAGCAGATCTGGGCATTCGCGACGGGAAAATCTGCGCGATTGGCAAAGCGGGCAACCCCGATATTCAAGACGGTATTACCCCGGGTCTTGAAATCGGCCCCGGCACTGAAATTCTGGCCGGAGAGGGCAAAATTTTAACTCCGGGTGGTATCGA is a window encoding:
- a CDS encoding urease subunit beta, producing the protein MIPGEIFFAPGEIEINPQREITSLTVSHQGDRPIQVGSHSHFFEVNRALHFDRKAAYGKRLNIPAGTAIRFEPGLCSEVELIPLAGKRIVQGMNGWVSGSLEEKQAEAFAKLEQAQ